The Methanolacinia petrolearia DSM 11571 genome has a segment encoding these proteins:
- a CDS encoding DUF4013 domain-containing protein, producing MGIGDMLGDSFEYTKETFIGKWVRWIILIICSIIFPLIMGYSLEVMRGKKPAPEPGNWVKTLIDGILYFIINFIYMIPVWILAFIFILPSLMMAFSGNVTGAIAVGGIGFLITVIVAIILTLIAVIAVVRFAREEKFGEAFNFSEIVAKIKSIGWINLFIKLLVVEIIIGIIAMILMMIPYGIILLIILSPAFTVFMARYICLIYDSA from the coding sequence TTGGGTATAGGAGATATGCTTGGAGACTCTTTTGAGTATACAAAAGAGACATTTATCGGAAAATGGGTCAGGTGGATTATCCTGATCATATGCAGTATCATATTCCCGCTGATTATGGGATATTCACTGGAAGTAATGCGTGGTAAAAAACCTGCACCCGAACCAGGGAACTGGGTGAAGACCCTTATTGACGGAATTTTGTATTTCATTATCAACTTTATCTACATGATTCCTGTCTGGATTCTTGCATTCATCTTCATCCTTCCGTCTTTAATGATGGCGTTCTCAGGTAATGTTACAGGAGCCATTGCGGTAGGCGGAATCGGATTTTTGATAACCGTGATCGTTGCAATCATTCTCACCCTTATTGCCGTGATTGCTGTTGTCAGGTTTGCTAGAGAAGAAAAGTTTGGAGAGGCATTCAATTTCAGTGAAATTGTTGCAAAGATCAAGAGCATCGGCTGGATTAATCTTTTCATTAAGCTGCTTGTTGTGGAGATTATTATCGGAATAATTGCTATGATTCTGATGATGATTCCCTACGGCATAATATTGCTCATCATTCTGTCGCCCGCATTCACCGTATTTATGGCAAGATATATCTGCCTGATCTACGACAGTGCATAA
- a CDS encoding RuBisCO large subunit C-terminal-like domain-containing protein, translating into MQDVIAVYYFIPDENTTPEFAAQAISDEETTGTWTDLTTRADYVRRLDGHVESLESYRDGYLTKIRYPGEIFEKGNIPQYLSVVAGNLFGLGRLCSVRLLDVEFPEQLCNFSGPVFGMEGVRKLIGTEKSRRPHVGTIIKPKVGLNPKDTAHVAYEAAVGGVDFIKDDETLTDQEFCPMKDRVEEVMARLDDAMSETGRKILYAVNVSDRADRIVERAEQALECGANTLMIDVITCGFSAVQALSELNTGNVPLHIHRTMHAAMTRNPEHGIAMRPIAKLVRMAGGDQLHTGTVSGKMGHDPSEILGDNKMLTGSMFGFRPVFPVSSGGLHPGKVRAELETLGTDIVLQAGGGIHGHPDGTRSGAAAMRQAVDAYMEGCLPEDYAKDHIELRRALEKWGSK; encoded by the coding sequence ATGCAGGATGTTATTGCAGTTTATTATTTTATACCCGATGAAAATACCACTCCTGAATTTGCCGCCCAGGCCATATCCGATGAAGAGACGACAGGTACATGGACAGATCTCACCACAAGGGCCGATTATGTAAGAAGGCTTGACGGGCACGTGGAATCGCTTGAAAGCTACAGGGACGGTTATCTCACAAAAATAAGATATCCGGGAGAGATATTTGAAAAGGGGAATATTCCCCAGTACCTCTCAGTTGTTGCCGGAAATCTTTTCGGTCTTGGCAGACTTTGTTCCGTTCGCCTTCTTGATGTTGAGTTCCCTGAGCAGCTTTGTAACTTTTCAGGACCTGTTTTCGGAATGGAAGGAGTCCGAAAGCTCATAGGAACTGAAAAATCACGAAGGCCTCATGTCGGAACGATAATAAAGCCCAAGGTGGGCCTGAACCCGAAGGATACTGCACATGTGGCATATGAAGCCGCTGTCGGCGGAGTAGACTTCATCAAGGACGATGAAACCCTGACAGATCAGGAGTTCTGCCCGATGAAAGATCGTGTGGAGGAGGTAATGGCAAGGCTTGACGATGCCATGAGCGAGACAGGAAGAAAGATCCTTTATGCAGTTAATGTCTCGGACAGGGCGGACAGGATCGTAGAACGTGCCGAACAGGCGCTTGAGTGTGGTGCAAACACCCTTATGATAGATGTCATCACATGTGGCTTTTCTGCAGTCCAGGCTCTTTCCGAATTAAACACGGGAAATGTTCCCCTGCATATCCACAGGACGATGCACGCTGCGATGACGAGAAACCCGGAGCACGGCATTGCAATGCGTCCTATTGCAAAACTCGTGCGAATGGCCGGAGGAGATCAGCTCCATACAGGAACTGTGAGCGGAAAGATGGGTCATGATCCCTCGGAGATCCTTGGAGACAACAAAATGCTGACCGGCTCCATGTTTGGGTTCAGACCTGTGTTCCCCGTATCCAGCGGTGGTCTGCACCCGGGGAAGGTTCGTGCCGAACTTGAAACTCTCGGGACGGATATAGTACTGCAGGCGGGGGGGGGTATCCACGGACACCCGGATGGCACGAGATCAGGGGCCGCTGCTATGCGCCAGGCAGTCGATGCATACATGGAAGGATGCCTTCCTGAGGACTATGCAAAGGATCACATTGAGCTGCGGAGGGCTTTGGAAAAATGGGGTTCAAAATAA
- a CDS encoding HAD family hydrolase, with translation MSLAVVFDSAGTLLYTLRVAKDIPKDRIVEGVETTTLTCSEKGRSLILLYVNSKEFIEAKPEMLLSEYLTQKEVSFGVACSSIVTTTEEISELLYGDKKATCEDLQTCIRKVWSCCKKMPVVALNNGVIVNKNINSIEFAITSGGRPFPNAKDTIRLLHENNIASYVASGDRTDKLIKMADYLGIPHGNVFGVATPAMKAQIVSGLKEQYDKVIMVGDGINDLTAMKKADIAILTEEQYDKKPKVLEDAADYIIKDVSEVFEIAKKYNS, from the coding sequence ATGAGTCTTGCAGTGGTTTTCGACAGCGCAGGCACCCTGCTGTATACGCTGAGAGTTGCAAAGGATATCCCAAAAGACAGAATCGTTGAAGGAGTTGAGACCACAACCCTGACATGTTCTGAAAAAGGAAGGTCTCTCATTCTTCTGTATGTCAATTCAAAGGAGTTCATCGAAGCAAAACCTGAAATGCTCCTCTCCGAATACCTCACACAAAAAGAGGTCTCTTTCGGTGTCGCATGCTCGAGCATCGTTACGACCACCGAAGAGATCTCCGAATTGCTATACGGGGACAAAAAAGCGACCTGCGAAGATCTCCAGACCTGTATCCGGAAGGTCTGGAGCTGCTGCAAAAAAATGCCTGTAGTGGCCCTCAACAACGGCGTAATAGTAAATAAAAACATTAATTCAATCGAATTTGCCATTACCTCCGGGGGGAGACCTTTCCCCAATGCAAAAGATACAATACGTCTTCTTCACGAGAATAATATTGCATCATATGTTGCATCCGGAGACAGGACAGATAAACTAATAAAAATGGCCGATTATCTCGGCATTCCCCACGGGAATGTATTCGGAGTGGCCACCCCCGCCATGAAAGCGCAGATTGTTTCAGGCCTGAAGGAACAATATGACAAAGTAATAATGGTCGGCGACGGCATCAACGATCTGACGGCGATGAAAAAGGCCGACATCGCGATTCTGACCGAAGAGCAATACGATAAGAAACCGAAAGTCCTTGAGGATGCAGCAGATTATATCATCAAAGATGTTTCGGAAGTATTTGAGATCGCAAAGAAGTACAACTCCTGA
- a CDS encoding methanogenesis marker 5 protein, with protein sequence MAKIFIYPSTSLILSDMVERFGHEALGAAIPIRERVQTPGLDSPPLQMTPEDPKKGLKYAAVEVPSGVRGRMALLGPLIEEAEAAIIISEADLAFGCMGCARTNELVKFLVRQRKDIPVLDIRYPSNEDEGLAFVTAIKEFLENIPKKKGDGKK encoded by the coding sequence ATGGCAAAGATATTCATATACCCCTCGACAAGCCTGATCCTTTCGGATATGGTCGAAAGATTCGGCCATGAAGCACTTGGTGCGGCAATTCCGATAAGAGAACGAGTACAGACACCCGGACTGGATTCACCTCCTCTCCAGATGACCCCGGAAGACCCGAAAAAGGGCCTCAAATACGCTGCAGTCGAGGTCCCGTCGGGGGTCAGGGGGAGAATGGCACTCCTCGGGCCGCTCATCGAAGAGGCCGAGGCTGCAATAATAATCAGCGAGGCGGATCTTGCCTTCGGCTGCATGGGATGCGCAAGGACGAATGAACTTGTAAAATTCCTTGTCAGGCAAAGAAAGGACATTCCTGTCCTGGATATAAGGTACCCCTCTAATGAAGATGAAGGACTTGCCTTCGTTACGGCAATCAAAGAATTTCTGGAAAATATCCCTAAAAAGAAGGGAGATGGCAAAAAATGA
- the atwA gene encoding methyl coenzyme M reductase system, component A2, with amino-acid sequence MAPLITVKDLSKEFDGNPVLKNINFEMEEGEILGIIGRSGAGKTVLMHLMRGVDTPPTSGSIIFHIAACEKCQNVEPPSKAGAKCPKCGGSLKPEDVDFWAPENERMKRRIMRRTAIMFQRTFALYGDDRVIENVMHALSDIGYPGEQQVSRAADLLDEVRLSHRMMHIARDLSGGEKQRVVLARQLAKEPFMLCADEPTGTLDPRTADIVHEMLSEASANNDMAMVVSSHFSQIIEDICHKAILLEDGAIKDIGDPKKIVKTFLKDATDTETFEKGILGESILQARDVVKRYITVDRGMIKAVDGVSFNVAEREIFGIIGTSGAGKTTLSRIISGIIEPTSGEMNIRIGEQWIDMTKPGIQNRGRAKSYVGLLHQEYDLYPHRTILDNLTDSIGLEFPKELAMRKAIITLKMAGFSEEKSHKILDRMPSQLSEGEKHRVALAQVLIREPRIVLLDEPTGTMDPITKIDVKHSIMHAREEIDETFIVVSHDMDFVRDICDRAALMRHGKIVKIGPTNEVLEYLTQEEKEIMANSSA; translated from the coding sequence ATGGCTCCATTAATAACTGTAAAGGATTTATCCAAGGAATTCGACGGGAACCCTGTCCTGAAGAATATTAATTTTGAAATGGAAGAAGGCGAAATTCTGGGGATAATCGGTAGAAGCGGAGCGGGAAAAACGGTTTTGATGCATCTTATGAGAGGTGTGGATACACCCCCCACATCAGGATCGATAATCTTTCATATAGCCGCCTGTGAAAAATGCCAGAATGTCGAGCCCCCAAGCAAAGCCGGCGCGAAATGCCCCAAATGCGGGGGCAGCCTGAAGCCCGAGGACGTCGATTTCTGGGCGCCCGAAAATGAAAGAATGAAGCGCAGGATAATGAGAAGAACCGCGATCATGTTCCAGCGCACATTCGCCCTCTACGGAGACGACAGGGTAATTGAAAACGTAATGCATGCCTTAAGCGACATCGGATACCCGGGAGAACAGCAGGTTTCAAGAGCGGCGGACCTTCTTGACGAAGTCAGGCTCTCGCACAGGATGATGCATATAGCAAGAGACCTTTCCGGAGGTGAAAAACAAAGGGTTGTTCTCGCAAGGCAGCTTGCAAAGGAGCCCTTCATGTTATGCGCCGATGAGCCTACAGGAACGCTCGACCCGAGAACTGCCGATATCGTGCACGAGATGCTCTCGGAGGCATCGGCAAACAACGACATGGCAATGGTTGTCTCCTCGCATTTTTCGCAGATCATCGAGGATATCTGCCACAAGGCAATTCTCCTGGAAGATGGCGCAATCAAAGATATCGGAGATCCAAAGAAGATCGTCAAGACCTTCCTAAAAGATGCAACAGACACTGAAACATTTGAAAAAGGGATTCTCGGCGAGAGCATTCTCCAGGCAAGAGATGTCGTCAAGAGATACATCACGGTTGACAGGGGAATGATAAAGGCTGTTGACGGAGTTTCCTTCAATGTCGCAGAGAGAGAGATATTCGGGATCATAGGTACAAGCGGTGCGGGGAAGACAACTCTTTCAAGGATCATATCCGGAATTATCGAGCCTACGAGCGGGGAGATGAACATCAGGATCGGCGAGCAGTGGATCGATATGACCAAACCCGGAATCCAGAACAGGGGGCGTGCCAAATCATACGTTGGCCTTTTGCACCAGGAATACGACCTATACCCCCACAGGACCATCCTCGACAACCTTACCGATTCAATCGGGCTTGAGTTCCCAAAAGAGCTTGCAATGAGAAAAGCCATAATAACACTCAAGATGGCAGGATTCAGCGAGGAGAAAAGCCATAAGATTCTTGACAGAATGCCCAGCCAGTTAAGCGAAGGTGAAAAACACAGGGTAGCCCTCGCGCAGGTCCTGATAAGGGAACCCAGGATCGTTCTTCTCGACGAACCAACAGGAACCATGGATCCGATTACAAAAATTGACGTTAAACACTCCATCATGCATGCAAGAGAGGAGATCGACGAGACGTTCATCGTAGTATCGCATGACATGGATTTTGTGCGTGACATCTGCGACAGGGCAGCCCTTATGCGCCACGGAAAGATTGTCAAGATCGGACCGACGAATGAAGTCCTCGAATACCTGACACAGGAAGAAAAAGAGATAATGGCAAATTCCAGCGCCTGA
- the mmp3 gene encoding methyl-coenzyme M reductase-associated protein Mmp3, with product MISLINIILDGKRMEMKDGSLLKDLVPQLSPNFSVAIIKPSESSEVTTGSFRIVTDEGEVTIELEDKRAPTAVRELLISLFEKKELLPMKIKWDDRYSASFGPFSSKIRPDKNAHRYSKGDLILGCGGYDPGNSYLIFSRADHIADHGSDKSGGIVGKVVSGLGVLGRWKKGSLITDSERIISRIETGNSFTTKDRSLPLEDGMEVVSRLEISATGFNEDAIDPTGSASVEHMLHALSKEKFEVNLKSSTFISDERLKDSIVPYEIKNPRLKGNVTVRTSGRKAGSVYIYLKDLPSSPSHTTTGRIEHGLELAKLASEGDRLHVVVTPPQIDLRGMRIKDAITAAKKREILIDYDDDSPDRIVVEQTPPTTMGILSEGKVSVRTVSEGHVINIRLEDEKAPRTCRIFRELTGLRWYNIGSLPLIFKYDDVALFKPKIPQKITINLENLPKDEVPANSLAITNDSRKGKGLIGIRRNPNREFGPTSEPFEGTNILGTVLDPEKLDSLKENETIYFKEESG from the coding sequence GTGATCTCATTGATAAATATCATCCTCGACGGAAAGAGGATGGAGATGAAGGACGGATCTCTTCTTAAGGATCTGGTCCCCCAATTGTCCCCGAATTTTTCAGTTGCAATCATTAAACCTTCGGAATCTTCGGAGGTGACGACAGGCAGTTTCAGGATCGTTACCGATGAAGGGGAAGTGACGATCGAGCTTGAAGACAAACGAGCCCCCACTGCCGTAAGGGAACTCCTTATATCCTTATTCGAAAAAAAAGAACTGCTCCCAATGAAGATTAAATGGGACGACCGCTATTCTGCATCTTTCGGGCCGTTCTCAAGTAAAATCAGGCCAGATAAAAATGCACACAGGTATTCGAAAGGCGACCTGATCCTCGGATGCGGAGGTTATGATCCCGGTAATTCATATCTTATCTTTTCAAGAGCGGACCACATTGCCGATCACGGTTCTGATAAATCCGGAGGAATCGTGGGAAAAGTCGTAAGCGGGTTGGGTGTTCTCGGCAGATGGAAGAAAGGCAGCCTGATTACGGATTCCGAAAGAATAATCAGCAGAATAGAGACGGGAAATTCCTTTACTACAAAAGACAGGTCGCTACCTCTTGAGGACGGAATGGAGGTAGTATCCCGCCTGGAAATTTCTGCAACCGGCTTCAATGAAGATGCGATCGACCCGACAGGTTCGGCAAGTGTTGAACACATGCTTCATGCACTCTCGAAAGAAAAATTTGAAGTTAATCTCAAGTCAAGCACATTCATCTCTGACGAAAGGCTGAAAGACAGTATCGTGCCGTATGAGATAAAAAATCCCCGCCTTAAAGGGAATGTAACGGTACGAACATCCGGGAGAAAGGCCGGCAGCGTATATATCTATCTCAAAGATCTCCCGAGCAGCCCCTCCCATACGACAACGGGAAGAATAGAGCACGGACTGGAGCTTGCAAAACTTGCGTCGGAAGGAGATCGACTTCATGTGGTAGTGACACCCCCGCAGATCGATCTAAGGGGAATGAGAATAAAAGACGCAATCACTGCAGCAAAAAAGAGAGAAATTTTGATCGACTACGACGACGACAGCCCCGACAGGATTGTCGTTGAACAAACTCCCCCGACAACAATGGGAATTCTATCGGAGGGGAAGGTTTCAGTCAGAACAGTGTCCGAAGGGCATGTTATAAACATAAGGCTGGAAGATGAAAAAGCTCCGCGTACGTGCAGGATATTCAGGGAACTGACCGGACTCCGGTGGTATAATATAGGCAGCCTTCCCCTGATCTTCAAATATGACGATGTAGCCCTCTTCAAGCCCAAAATACCGCAGAAGATTACAATCAATCTTGAAAACCTTCCCAAAGATGAAGTTCCCGCAAATTCGCTTGCCATTACGAACGATTCGAGAAAGGGTAAAGGCCTGATAGGAATCAGGAGAAACCCGAACAGGGAGTTCGGGCCCACTTCCGAGCCGTTTGAAGGGACAAATATTCTCGGAACCGTTCTCGACCCCGAAAAACTGGATTCGCTAAAGGAAAATGAAACGATCTATTTCAAGGAGGAATCCGGATGA
- a CDS encoding methanogenesis marker 7 protein, giving the protein MVLVPITYKGGVFRHDIIIDLIDDLGGYVVQKHMIAQEVILQSLVPREDIELIRKTGRPLGGEVIEAPLVGTEIAVVTPSLEIHHLPHTSCDAAEYLRRAGAKTNMIGLARGFGKRIANLNIEERDVINEHDCAVFLLGNFESCIKYKLPALRRGIRVPIILTGGPDTKKLKKLADPPVEGYVGGIGRIGHRMQKQEGEIEFLDRLVDEVSGVLEKRREEIAKDPLSISPARLMAAIDDELGLSETSTHPTPVTVQIAGLRVKIPYDNFSGMIGDIEIENGIKVKDVADLLPSRMRNYIWIRIKPFSDTKIIV; this is encoded by the coding sequence ATGGTTCTGGTCCCGATCACATACAAAGGCGGGGTATTCAGGCATGACATCATCATTGACCTAATCGATGATCTCGGCGGCTATGTAGTCCAGAAGCACATGATTGCTCAGGAGGTTATACTCCAGTCCCTTGTTCCCAGGGAAGACATAGAGCTGATAAGAAAGACAGGACGCCCCCTCGGAGGAGAAGTAATCGAAGCGCCCCTTGTGGGAACAGAGATTGCAGTCGTAACTCCAAGTCTTGAAATCCACCATCTCCCGCATACTTCATGCGACGCCGCGGAATACCTGAGGAGGGCGGGTGCCAAGACGAATATGATCGGTCTTGCACGTGGATTCGGCAAGAGAATCGCCAACCTGAATATAGAAGAGAGGGATGTCATCAACGAGCATGACTGTGCGGTATTTTTGCTTGGAAATTTTGAATCCTGCATCAAATATAAACTTCCTGCACTCAGAAGAGGAATCCGGGTTCCGATAATTCTTACAGGCGGACCGGATACTAAGAAACTGAAGAAACTTGCAGATCCCCCTGTAGAAGGATATGTAGGTGGTATAGGAAGGATCGGCCACAGGATGCAGAAGCAGGAAGGCGAGATCGAATTCCTTGACAGGCTCGTCGATGAAGTTTCAGGTGTTCTTGAAAAAAGAAGAGAGGAGATAGCAAAAGATCCGTTGTCAATCTCGCCTGCGAGGCTGATGGCAGCAATCGACGATGAGCTCGGACTAAGCGAAACTTCAACCCACCCTACTCCGGTGACAGTGCAGATCGCCGGATTAAGAGTAAAGATCCCGTATGACAACTTTTCAGGAATGATCGGAGATATCGAGATCGAAAACGGAATTAAAGTTAAAGATGTTGCAGATCTCCTGCCTTCAAGAATGCGCAATTACATATGGATTCGGATTAAACCTTTTTCCGATACAAAAATAATAGTGTGA
- a CDS encoding methanogenesis marker 6 protein: MNILNQNKTLYQGSLTRYVFVESPNITPQQLAIRAYEISHGVLVKETCFGLQITGSPSEVKTITNELRKMDPAHIFTKDRGFPPGDPRRCRANLGGARPGYYGHEFEMGLVRYVSKGLEGLYNGKKADKKMTEQIKHKEETLPAKKLVEIIKSEGA, encoded by the coding sequence ATGAATATTCTCAACCAGAACAAGACTTTGTACCAGGGATCGCTTACAAGATATGTATTCGTCGAGTCCCCTAACATCACTCCCCAGCAGCTTGCCATAAGGGCGTATGAGATCTCTCATGGAGTTCTTGTAAAGGAGACCTGTTTCGGCCTCCAGATAACAGGGAGTCCTTCTGAAGTAAAAACCATAACCAACGAGCTCCGCAAGATGGACCCTGCTCATATTTTTACCAAAGACAGGGGATTTCCACCCGGAGATCCAAGGCGGTGCAGGGCGAATCTAGGCGGGGCAAGACCGGGGTACTACGGCCACGAATTTGAGATGGGGCTGGTGAGATATGTTTCAAAAGGCCTTGAAGGATTATACAACGGCAAAAAAGCTGACAAAAAGATGACCGAGCAGATCAAGCATAAAGAAGAGACCCTGCCTGCAAAAAAACTGGTTGAAATTATTAAATCGGAAGGAGCGTGA
- a CDS encoding methanogenesis marker 15 protein, giving the protein MTEQPVRVAQLSCGPEHSGVQKEIYEAASMVNAEMFFPDVTLKDIKKAYDEFGLDARSGDLKLAIARAKALVDGAVDADAVFIATCFRCSEAAIVRNELRRYIHNNSSLPVVSYSFTERTTAGTLLTRMEALTTIARRRALLAREKQVGITLGVDSGSSTTKAVVMKDNEIVGTGWTPTTEVMKSAESVVKTALEEAGLKMKDIEAIGTTGYGRYLIGHKMKADLIQEELTVNSKGAVYLADRQHGEATVIDIGGMDNKAISVQDGIPGTFTMGGICAGASGRFLEMTAKRLGVDITELGPLAVAGMSRNVPMNSYCIVFGTQSLVNALAEGHTKEDVAAAACHSVAEQVFEQQLQEVDIKEPVIMVGGTSLIEGLVKEMGRLLQTEIIVPPYSQYIGSVGSALLSSGFLKEG; this is encoded by the coding sequence ATGACTGAACAACCTGTAAGAGTGGCACAGCTTTCATGCGGACCCGAACACAGCGGAGTCCAGAAAGAGATCTACGAGGCTGCTTCGATGGTCAATGCGGAGATGTTCTTCCCGGACGTAACACTGAAGGATATAAAAAAAGCATACGATGAATTCGGCCTTGATGCCAGGTCCGGCGATCTCAAACTCGCAATTGCAAGGGCAAAGGCGCTTGTCGATGGTGCAGTAGATGCGGATGCAGTATTCATCGCGACATGTTTCCGTTGTTCCGAAGCGGCAATAGTCAGAAACGAACTTCGCAGATATATTCACAACAACTCCTCGCTTCCTGTAGTCAGCTACTCCTTTACAGAGAGGACGACGGCAGGAACTCTCCTTACGAGAATGGAGGCTCTTACGACAATCGCTAGAAGAAGAGCGCTCCTTGCAAGAGAAAAACAGGTCGGAATCACCCTCGGGGTGGATTCAGGTTCGTCAACAACAAAGGCCGTCGTCATGAAAGACAACGAGATCGTCGGCACGGGATGGACACCAACCACAGAAGTCATGAAGAGCGCCGAGAGTGTCGTAAAGACCGCACTTGAGGAGGCCGGCCTGAAGATGAAGGACATCGAAGCGATAGGCACTACGGGATACGGCAGGTACCTGATCGGGCATAAGATGAAGGCAGACCTGATCCAGGAGGAGCTGACCGTAAACTCGAAGGGTGCAGTGTACCTCGCAGACCGCCAGCATGGAGAAGCTACGGTCATCGATATAGGCGGGATGGACAACAAGGCGATATCCGTGCAGGATGGGATACCGGGAACCTTTACAATGGGAGGAATCTGTGCGGGTGCTTCAGGCAGGTTCCTTGAGATGACCGCGAAAAGGCTCGGTGTGGACATAACCGAACTCGGCCCCCTTGCAGTCGCCGGAATGTCGAGGAATGTTCCGATGAACAGCTACTGCATCGTATTCGGTACACAGAGTCTCGTAAACGCCCTTGCCGAAGGACATACGAAAGAGGATGTCGCCGCAGCTGCATGTCACAGCGTCGCCGAACAGGTATTCGAGCAGCAGCTCCAGGAGGTCGATATCAAGGAACCAGTCATAATGGTGGGCGGAACCTCCCTTATTGAAGGTCTTGTAAAGGAGATGGGGAGGCTTTTGCAGACGGAAATAATCGTTCCTCCGTATTCACAGTATATCGGATCGGTGGGATCGGCCCTTCTTTCATCAGGGTTCTTAAAAGAAGGTTAA
- a CDS encoding methanogenesis marker 17 protein encodes MTLDYFEVECSEDKGGNAYLEIASDILKDLNLLSIISRLHIYIDPEFPLFLAVGQIRKMPGLIKAGDFTNIMEKEGKIVIDIGDETHLSNFLSKLWSKYGRENVDQPDRFTITLSPESKTIEEIENIVVLDQRENIYKDIIYAMQWIAPEGFRIRKEGLDKSIFYYIASENTIPEDMADQIISDKIKIMKEGK; translated from the coding sequence ATGACTCTTGACTACTTTGAAGTGGAATGCAGCGAAGATAAAGGTGGCAATGCCTACCTTGAGATCGCATCGGATATACTGAAGGATCTAAATCTCCTCTCGATCATTTCAAGGCTTCATATCTATATCGACCCTGAATTTCCGCTTTTCCTTGCTGTCGGCCAAATCCGTAAGATGCCCGGACTAATAAAGGCAGGAGACTTTACGAACATAATGGAGAAAGAAGGAAAGATTGTAATCGACATCGGCGACGAAACGCATCTCTCCAATTTTCTCTCGAAATTATGGAGCAAATACGGAAGAGAGAACGTAGACCAGCCGGACAGATTTACGATCACTCTCAGTCCCGAAAGCAAAACTATCGAAGAGATCGAGAATATCGTAGTCCTCGACCAGAGAGAGAATATCTATAAGGATATAATATACGCCATGCAGTGGATTGCACCCGAAGGATTCAGGATCAGGAAGGAAGGGCTTGACAAATCGATCTTCTATTACATCGCCAGCGAAAACACGATTCCGGAGGATATGGCTGATCAGATCATCTCCGATAAGATCAAAATTATGAAGGAGGGAAAATAA
- a CDS encoding flavodoxin/nitric oxide synthase has translation MEKKKKILVGYATRYGSTKGVAEIIGNQLSELGYDVKISGLMEKIDLSDIDAAFIGSPLHLGKWLPEAREFVQSRKSELNRVPVIAFTTGITIAEPNEHNLLKAKFAIDEISQYIIPFESGFFAGRISRDLLNESDLQLVKMAKIQDGNYIDPEKIKDWVIKTCNNLKEERDKQKHL, from the coding sequence ATGGAAAAGAAGAAGAAAATCCTCGTCGGTTATGCAACAAGATACGGTTCGACAAAAGGTGTCGCCGAAATAATAGGTAATCAGCTATCAGAACTTGGATATGATGTTAAAATATCGGGTTTGATGGAAAAGATAGATCTCTCCGATATAGACGCGGCATTTATCGGAAGCCCCCTTCATCTCGGAAAATGGCTCCCCGAAGCAAGAGAGTTCGTACAGTCAAGGAAGAGCGAACTGAACAGGGTACCGGTGATTGCCTTCACGACCGGAATCACGATCGCAGAACCGAACGAGCACAACCTTTTGAAGGCAAAATTTGCAATCGATGAGATTTCGCAATACATCATTCCCTTTGAGTCAGGATTCTTTGCAGGGAGGATTTCGCGTGATCTCCTTAATGAAAGCGATCTTCAGCTTGTAAAAATGGCGAAGATACAGGACGGCAACTACATCGATCCTGAAAAAATAAAAGACTGGGTCATTAAGACCTGCAATAATTTAAAAGAAGAAAGAGATAAACAAAAACATTTATGA
- a CDS encoding carboxymuconolactone decarboxylase family protein, with protein MKEVDFENALKKISETGKEKSAKELLQRVERETGEIPLIYEKMAKKPEVLISHLLYKCAVTETSTLEPKTVELICLAVGAALNCPHCTEYHMRAAKAKGATKDEILEAVLLAGSLAQASVLADAYRVIETDEEGCKGSCELNGFTLRD; from the coding sequence GTGAAAGAAGTGGACTTTGAGAATGCACTGAAAAAGATTTCAGAGACAGGGAAAGAAAAATCCGCAAAAGAACTTCTTCAAAGAGTTGAAAGAGAAACCGGCGAGATACCCCTTATATATGAAAAGATGGCCAAGAAGCCGGAAGTCCTTATCTCTCACCTTCTATATAAATGCGCAGTTACCGAGACCAGCACCCTTGAACCCAAGACCGTTGAACTGATATGCCTTGCCGTAGGCGCTGCACTCAACTGCCCTCACTGTACAGAGTATCATATGCGGGCAGCAAAAGCAAAAGGAGCAACTAAAGATGAAATTCTGGAAGCTGTACTCCTTGCGGGATCTCTTGCACAGGCATCCGTTCTTGCTGATGCCTACAGGGTTATAGAAACAGACGAGGAAGGGTGCAAGGGTTCATGTGAATTAAACGGTTTTACTTTAAGAGATTAA